GTTCCCGGTCCCGGGCCGCGTAGAGCAGCGTCACCGTGCCTTCCCGGGCCTCGGCGGCGACCCTGGCGGCCAGGGCGGCGGCTTCCGGGGCCTCCAGCTCCTGCCGGTAGCGCGGGGCGAAATCCTCCCAACGGGTGGGGTCATGGTGCAGCCAGGCGCGCAGGGCGCCACTCGGGGCCAGGTCCTTGAGCCAGCCGTCCAGCGGCAGGGCCACCTTGGCGATGCCGCGCGGCCAGAGCCTGTCCACCAAATAGCGCTTGCCATCCTCGGGGGAGGGTTCGTCGTAGACGCGTTTCACCAGCAGCATGGGCGCACCCTCGGTTTGTTGTTCCGTCCCCGGCGAAGGCCGGTCCGGCCACGGCGCAGGCCGATCCTGAGGTGTCACGCTACCCCGGCGGCGCGTGTCGGGCAACCCGCCGGGAGGGATTTCCGCCTGCGCGACAAAACAGAGGGGGCTCCTTGCGGGAGCCCCCTCTTCTCGTTGATTGGCGTCAAACGGCTAGCGCACGGTGACCAGGGTCTCGGCCTTGCCCTCGGCGTCGATCAGGTGCACGCCGCAGGCGATGCAGGGGTCGAAGGAGTGCACCAGGCGCAGGATCTCCAGGGGGCTGTTGGAGTCCGCGATGGGCACGCCCACCATGGAAGACTCCACGGCACTGGAGGCGCCCTGTGCGTCGCGAGGACCGAAGTTCCAGGCCGAAGGCACCACCATCTGGTAGTTCTTGATCTTGGAGGTGGCGTCGGTGGACAGCCAGTGGCCCACGGCGCCGCGCGGAGCCTCGCCCAGGCCGACGCCCGTGCTGTTGGCGGGCACGGTGTTGCTGGCGTAGGTGCTGAGGTTGTTGGCCGCGATGTTGCTCTTCAGGGTGTTCAGCCAGCCCACCATGGCGTCGCCGATGACCTTGGTCTCGATGGCGCGGGCAGCGGTGCGCCCGATGACCGAGAACATGTCGTTCATGGTCAGTCCCAGGGTGGAGAGCAGGGAGTCCACGGCGGCCTTCACCTGGGCCTGGCCCTTGCCGTAGGCAATCAGCACGCGGGCCAGGGGTCCGACTTCCATGGGCTTGCCCTGGTAGCGCGGGGCCTTGAGCCAGGAGTACTGGGCCGACTGGTTGTAGCCGGTGTAGTTGGGCGAAGTCACGCCAGAGGCCGGGTTGAG
This genomic window from Fundidesulfovibrio soli contains:
- a CDS encoding DUF488 domain-containing protein, whose protein sequence is MLLVKRVYDEPSPEDGKRYLVDRLWPRGIAKVALPLDGWLKDLAPSGALRAWLHHDPTRWEDFAPRYRQELEAPEAAALAARVAAEAREGTVTLLYAARDRERNHALVLKDYLERLGAGV
- a CDS encoding nickel-dependent hydrogenase large subunit is translated as ATLAAQVSPSAPSIDFAAVQTKLQGLVSSGQLGPFSNGYWGHPAMKLSPEANLLFVAHYLQALAQQANTAKMMALFGGKNPHPHVTIPGGVTSGNELAVAANITNFATQLTATNDFIKNFYIPDVVYLAKQYPEWAKIGGFDNMLAFGEFPLDKYGTGNCLMPGGVIMGRNVGSVAAVNTASITEDVSRAWYNTSTPLNPASGVTSPNYTGYNQSAQYSWLKAPRYQGKPMEVGPLARVLIAYGKGQAQVKAAVDSLLSTLGLTMNDMFSVIGRTAARAIETKVIGDAMVGWLNTLKSNIAANNLSTYASNTVPANSTGVGLGEAPRGAVGHWLSTDATSKIKNYQMVVPSAWNFGPRDAQGASSAVESSMVGVPIADSNSPLEILRLVHSFDPCIACGVHLIDAEGKAETLVTVR